One genomic window of Nakamurella panacisegetis includes the following:
- a CDS encoding amino acid ABC transporter ATP-binding protein, with protein MSLIQETGMKATTNVPSSTSMPIDASGDPVNLERFDGGSLAVQEITMSFGPLKVLHGVSFEVAQGEVVCIIGPSGSGKSTALRCMNRLEQPTGGDILLDGESTLTMSADLLRQRVGMVFQQFNLFPHRTVLDNMTLPLRRVKKLSKEVAREWALAGLAQVGLSDKATYRPVQLSGGQQQRVAIARALAMRPEAMLFDEATSALDPELVKGVLSLMADLAQRGMTMAVVTHEMGFARRAAHRVVFMDQGQVVEDGPPDQIFDDPQSPRLKAFLAEVL; from the coding sequence ATGTCACTGATCCAGGAGACCGGCATGAAAGCCACCACGAACGTCCCGTCGTCGACGAGCATGCCGATCGATGCATCCGGCGACCCGGTGAATCTCGAGCGCTTCGACGGCGGAAGCCTTGCCGTCCAGGAGATCACGATGAGCTTCGGTCCCCTCAAGGTGCTCCACGGCGTCAGCTTCGAGGTGGCGCAGGGTGAGGTCGTCTGCATCATCGGACCGTCCGGGTCGGGCAAGTCGACCGCGCTGCGGTGCATGAATCGCCTCGAACAGCCCACCGGGGGCGACATCCTGCTCGACGGCGAGAGCACGCTCACCATGTCGGCGGATCTGTTGCGCCAGCGCGTCGGAATGGTGTTCCAGCAGTTCAACCTATTTCCACACCGCACGGTGCTGGACAACATGACGCTGCCGTTGCGGCGGGTCAAGAAGCTGTCCAAGGAGGTGGCGCGGGAGTGGGCGTTGGCCGGCCTCGCGCAGGTCGGGTTGAGTGACAAGGCCACCTACCGCCCGGTGCAGCTCTCCGGTGGCCAGCAGCAGCGGGTGGCGATCGCGCGGGCTCTGGCCATGCGTCCCGAGGCCATGTTGTTCGACGAGGCCACCAGCGCGCTGGACCCGGAACTGGTCAAGGGGGTGCTGTCGCTGATGGCCGACCTGGCGCAGCGGGGAATGACCATGGCCGTCGTGACCCACGAGATGGGCTTCGCCCGCCGCGCGGCCCATCGGGTCGTCTTCATGGACCAGGGGCAGGTGGTGGAGGACGGACCGCCGGACCAGATCTTCGACGATCCGCAGAGCCCTCGCCTGAAAGCCTTTCTCGCCGAGGTTCTCTGA
- a CDS encoding ABC transporter substrate-binding protein, producing the protein MTRPIGSIVRRTGAAVALSLTAVLVAACGSSSTSTAASSDTSAPVAASLAAISAVAAPASPAASISAGPSSAQASAAPGSAAAVPAVTTQTPGTLLVGTVSDGKPNAYLENNQWKGFDLDLITAIAKDIGLKVEFRAIDFSALFPAVSSGRFDIGAASSAGTVERQKIVGFSKGYLIGYLGVLTKKTSGITNAASTAGKRIGLLQGSIQEAYAKRDFPKATVVEFPDSNSGVAALESGTIDGYFLDYVAGQPYTKQHTDLVEPISVPAFDLPAAFPIAKSNTGLIAAVNAAMVTEVKNGTYLRLYKQYFPGIPVPGQLPPYALPTS; encoded by the coding sequence GTGACACGACCCATCGGTTCGATCGTGCGCCGCACCGGCGCCGCCGTAGCCCTGAGCCTGACCGCCGTCCTGGTCGCGGCCTGTGGCAGTTCGTCGACCAGCACCGCCGCCTCCTCCGACACCTCGGCACCGGTCGCGGCGTCGCTGGCGGCCATTTCCGCCGTCGCCGCGCCGGCCAGTCCGGCCGCGTCGATCAGTGCCGGCCCTTCCTCGGCCCAGGCCTCCGCCGCACCCGGCAGCGCGGCCGCCGTCCCGGCCGTCACGACGCAGACTCCGGGAACGTTGCTGGTCGGCACCGTGTCCGACGGGAAGCCGAACGCCTACCTGGAGAACAATCAGTGGAAGGGCTTCGACCTGGATCTGATCACCGCGATCGCGAAGGACATCGGACTGAAGGTCGAATTCCGGGCCATCGACTTCTCGGCATTGTTCCCGGCCGTCAGCTCCGGCCGGTTCGACATCGGGGCCGCCTCCAGCGCCGGAACCGTCGAGCGGCAGAAGATCGTCGGGTTCAGCAAGGGGTACCTGATCGGCTACCTGGGTGTGCTGACCAAGAAGACCTCCGGCATCACCAACGCGGCCTCGACCGCCGGCAAGCGGATCGGGCTGCTCCAGGGCTCCATCCAGGAGGCCTACGCGAAGCGGGACTTCCCGAAGGCAACCGTGGTCGAATTCCCGGACAGCAATTCCGGGGTCGCCGCCCTGGAATCGGGCACCATCGATGGCTACTTCCTCGACTACGTGGCCGGGCAGCCCTACACGAAGCAGCACACGGACCTGGTGGAGCCCATTTCCGTCCCGGCGTTCGATCTGCCGGCCGCCTTTCCGATCGCCAAGTCCAACACCGGACTGATCGCCGCGGTCAATGCGGCCATGGTGACGGAAGTGAAGAACGGTACCTATCTGCGGCTGTACAAGCAGTACTTCCCGGGCATCCCGGTCCCGGGTCAGCTCCCGCCGTACGCGCTGCCCACCTCCTGA
- a CDS encoding LacI family DNA-binding transcriptional regulator, whose product MTSTKHLTAATLADVARLAGISRATASRALGGYGSVSPSVRTRVADAAAQLGYRPNVVARNVRTGKTSTIGVVVADMSNPFFAQTTRGISDAARRQGYQVMVVNTDESLEAEELGLELLLNKRVDGVVVAAASRTDIQHLVEAQLEGFPLVLLDRRIDDLGCDQVTADNKLGARDAFATLIAAGHRRIAFISAADPDSLDQPDGLSTITSSGADRIETYLQAMQTLPGRAPAAEYLRLAGFVTGAAYRVTADLLALPERPTAIFASDSVIAIEVLWAIRDAGLVVPADISFAMGDDVPWALATNPAISAVAQPGYELGTRTIEMLLERIADPARPHQHLILPTEFHRRGSIGEPPPKR is encoded by the coding sequence GTGACCTCGACGAAACACTTGACCGCAGCAACTCTCGCCGATGTCGCACGCCTGGCCGGCATCAGCCGCGCCACTGCGTCGAGGGCGCTCGGCGGCTACGGGTCGGTCAGTCCCTCGGTCCGCACGCGTGTCGCCGATGCCGCCGCCCAACTCGGATACCGGCCCAATGTCGTCGCCCGGAATGTCCGCACCGGAAAGACCTCGACCATCGGGGTGGTGGTGGCCGACATGAGCAATCCGTTCTTCGCGCAGACCACCCGCGGCATCAGCGATGCCGCCCGACGCCAGGGCTACCAGGTCATGGTGGTCAACACCGACGAAAGCCTGGAAGCGGAAGAGCTGGGCCTCGAACTGCTCCTCAACAAGCGGGTGGACGGCGTCGTGGTCGCCGCAGCGTCCCGGACGGACATTCAACACCTGGTCGAGGCGCAGCTCGAAGGATTCCCCTTGGTGCTGCTCGACCGCCGGATCGACGACCTCGGCTGCGACCAGGTCACCGCCGACAACAAGTTGGGCGCGCGCGACGCATTTGCGACCCTGATCGCCGCCGGACACCGCCGCATCGCATTCATCTCGGCCGCCGACCCGGACAGCCTGGACCAGCCGGACGGGCTCTCCACCATCACCTCCAGCGGTGCCGACCGCATCGAGACCTATCTGCAGGCAATGCAAACACTGCCCGGAAGGGCGCCGGCCGCAGAATATCTGCGACTGGCCGGTTTCGTCACCGGCGCGGCCTACCGGGTGACCGCGGACCTGCTGGCATTGCCCGAGAGACCCACCGCCATCTTCGCGTCCGACAGCGTGATCGCCATCGAGGTGCTCTGGGCCATCCGCGATGCCGGCCTGGTGGTCCCGGCCGACATCTCTTTCGCCATGGGCGACGACGTACCCTGGGCGCTGGCCACGAATCCGGCGATCTCGGCCGTCGCGCAGCCGGGTTATGAATTGGGTACCCGAACAATAGAAATGCTCCTG
- a CDS encoding amino acid ABC transporter permease codes for MNNFLETFFNWTYIKQVIPDLLATGLKNTIILAVSSSILGFVLAMVLAVMGLSARWYIRLPARIFTDVFRGLPAILTILVLGQGLAPLGMRMFGPSPYPLAILALALITAAYTGEILRAGIQSVEKGQLEGARALGMTRGSAMLLVVIPQGVRRVLPSLVNQFIAVIKDSSLVYFLGLVASEREIFRIGQDTAVTTANLSPLVAAGILYLLMTIPLTHLINFIDKRLREGRPHPVAEPLVVLDGEAAPDQPVLMPMERH; via the coding sequence ATGAACAACTTTCTGGAGACGTTCTTCAACTGGACGTACATCAAGCAGGTCATTCCTGACCTGCTGGCGACCGGCCTGAAGAACACCATCATCCTGGCCGTGAGCTCGTCCATCCTGGGCTTCGTCCTGGCCATGGTGCTGGCCGTCATGGGGCTGTCGGCTCGCTGGTACATCAGATTGCCGGCTCGCATCTTCACCGACGTCTTCCGTGGCCTGCCGGCGATCCTGACGATCCTGGTGCTCGGACAGGGACTGGCGCCGCTGGGTATGCGGATGTTCGGCCCGTCTCCGTACCCGCTGGCGATCCTCGCCCTGGCCCTGATCACCGCGGCCTACACCGGCGAGATCCTGCGGGCCGGCATCCAGAGCGTGGAGAAGGGTCAGCTGGAAGGGGCCAGGGCCCTGGGAATGACGCGTGGTTCGGCCATGTTGCTCGTCGTCATTCCGCAGGGGGTGCGTCGGGTGCTCCCGTCGCTGGTCAACCAGTTCATCGCGGTGATCAAGGACAGCAGCCTGGTGTACTTCCTGGGGCTGGTGGCCTCCGAGCGGGAGATCTTCCGCATCGGTCAGGATACGGCGGTCACGACCGCCAACCTCTCGCCGCTGGTGGCCGCCGGGATCCTCTACCTGCTGATGACGATCCCGCTCACCCATCTGATCAACTTCATCGACAAGCGGCTCCGCGAAGGCCGCCCCCACCCGGTCGCCGAACCGCTCGTCGTGCTGGATGGCGAAGCTGCGCCCGACCAACCGGTATTGATGCCGATGGAGCGTCACTGA
- a CDS encoding NAD(P)/FAD-dependent oxidoreductase has translation MASHTKVAVIGGGVLGISTAAGLAAQGAQVTLITRDRLGEGASGRSLSWLNSFWTRNPAYHHLRLLGIDRYRTLAARERPDFLRFDGGLTWAAAGDDGHREAFEHLQSVGYDARWLAPEEIAGWTPGVDPASVPADGAVFNPGEGWVDLPSLIALLAQRFRAAGGEILENRGDASVEVRGDRVRAVHTDAGRPLEVDAVVLATGPSVPAAAAAAGVNIPDGTTPALLVRTAPIDHPLTAVLNTPRVAVRPTPSGSFVLDSAWSEAELELGPDGTYQPGADTVERLLGAASAVLDGNPALVVESTGIGLKPIPGDGEPVLGALPGVDGYHVAFTHSGATLGLIIGELLAAEVVTGKRSPLLDAFRPERFA, from the coding sequence ATGGCATCGCACACCAAGGTCGCTGTGATCGGCGGCGGCGTTCTGGGCATCTCGACCGCCGCCGGCCTGGCGGCGCAGGGGGCCCAGGTCACCCTCATCACCCGAGATCGGCTGGGGGAGGGCGCATCCGGCCGATCGTTGTCCTGGCTGAACTCGTTCTGGACCCGCAACCCGGCCTACCACCATCTCCGGTTGCTGGGCATCGACCGGTATCGCACACTCGCCGCCCGGGAACGACCTGATTTCCTCCGCTTCGACGGCGGGCTGACCTGGGCGGCCGCCGGTGACGATGGTCACCGGGAGGCCTTCGAGCACCTGCAGTCGGTCGGGTACGACGCCCGTTGGTTGGCCCCGGAGGAGATTGCCGGCTGGACGCCCGGCGTCGACCCGGCTTCGGTTCCCGCCGACGGCGCAGTGTTCAATCCCGGCGAAGGCTGGGTGGATCTGCCGTCGCTCATTGCGCTTCTGGCGCAACGGTTCCGCGCGGCCGGGGGTGAGATCCTGGAGAATCGCGGCGACGCATCCGTGGAGGTGCGCGGTGATCGGGTCAGGGCGGTGCACACCGACGCGGGCCGTCCGCTGGAGGTCGATGCCGTTGTCCTGGCCACCGGTCCGAGTGTGCCGGCGGCCGCAGCCGCGGCCGGAGTGAACATCCCTGACGGCACCACCCCCGCGTTGCTGGTCCGCACGGCGCCGATCGACCATCCCCTCACAGCGGTGCTGAACACTCCGCGCGTCGCGGTGCGCCCGACCCCCAGTGGGTCATTCGTCCTGGATTCGGCCTGGTCCGAAGCCGAACTCGAGCTCGGCCCGGACGGCACCTACCAGCCCGGGGCCGATACCGTCGAACGGCTTCTGGGCGCCGCCTCCGCCGTCCTGGACGGGAATCCCGCCCTGGTCGTGGAATCGACGGGCATCGGGCTGAAGCCGATCCCCGGCGACGGGGAGCCGGTGCTCGGCGCCCTGCCCGGTGTGGATGGCTACCACGTGGCGTTCACGCACAGTGGCGCCACCCTCGGCCTGATCATCGGTGAGCTCCTGGCGGCGGAGGTCGTCACCGGAAAACGTTCACCGTTGCTCGATGCGTTCCGCCCCGAACGATTCGCCTGA
- the solA gene encoding N-methyl-L-tryptophan oxidase: MPVLDAEFAVVGLGAMGSHALWRLASRGKEVLGFEQFQPGHPFGSTHGKTRLFRTLCLEHPGLVPMARRSIDLWRELEAETDTSIVSLCGLLNMGATESGVIRGVQAAAAAHGQAVRRLTAAEIRKEFPQHGRVGDTDVAILDPIAGVARPEAAVLAATSAAAAAGARLFTQTGVIDVTVVDQGVRIRTAARDFLVAQAIVTPGPWLSHLMPGLPMLPTRTPLTWFTPSHDPGTFSVDRFPAFIRDLGEGNRIWGHGSDTDHDVKVGPEDDPHYSLVNPDLVDRSISTDDYALVSRLVSEFLPDLDPQPSGVAACMITRTPDHQFLLGRPYGDPRLLLGGGDSGHAFKHAPGLGEVLAQLACGEEPFTDIDFMDPNRFR; encoded by the coding sequence GTGCCAGTTCTGGACGCCGAGTTCGCTGTGGTCGGTCTGGGTGCAATGGGTTCACATGCGTTGTGGCGGTTGGCTTCCCGTGGCAAGGAAGTGCTCGGCTTCGAGCAGTTTCAGCCGGGCCATCCATTCGGGTCGACCCACGGCAAGACCAGATTGTTCCGGACCCTGTGTCTGGAACACCCCGGTCTGGTGCCAATGGCCCGCCGTTCGATCGACCTTTGGCGGGAACTGGAGGCCGAGACGGACACGTCCATCGTCTCGTTGTGCGGCTTGTTGAACATGGGTGCCACGGAGTCCGGGGTGATCCGCGGGGTGCAGGCCGCCGCCGCGGCACACGGCCAGGCGGTGCGGAGGCTGACCGCGGCGGAGATCCGCAAGGAGTTTCCACAGCATGGACGGGTCGGCGACACCGACGTGGCGATTCTGGATCCGATCGCCGGTGTGGCCCGACCCGAAGCGGCCGTCCTGGCCGCGACGAGCGCGGCCGCGGCGGCCGGTGCCCGGCTGTTCACCCAGACCGGGGTGATCGACGTGACCGTGGTCGACCAGGGGGTCCGGATCCGCACGGCGGCGCGCGATTTCCTTGTCGCCCAGGCGATTGTCACGCCCGGACCGTGGTTGAGCCACCTGATGCCCGGCCTGCCCATGCTTCCCACCCGCACCCCGTTGACCTGGTTCACCCCGTCGCATGATCCGGGGACGTTCTCGGTCGACCGCTTCCCCGCCTTCATCCGAGATCTCGGTGAAGGCAATCGCATCTGGGGTCACGGGTCGGACACCGACCACGACGTGAAGGTCGGTCCGGAGGACGATCCGCACTACAGCCTGGTCAACCCCGATCTGGTCGACCGATCGATCAGCACCGACGACTACGCCCTGGTGTCCCGGTTGGTGAGCGAGTTCCTGCCGGACCTGGACCCGCAGCCCAGCGGTGTCGCCGCCTGCATGATCACCCGAACGCCGGATCACCAGTTCCTCCTCGGCCGCCCGTACGGCGATCCACGCCTTCTGCTGGGTGGCGGCGACAGCGGCCACGCGTTCAAACATGCCCCCGGCCTCGGCGAGGTGCTGGCCCAACTGGCCTGCGGGGAAGAGCCGTTCACGGACATCGACTTCATGGACCCGAACCGCTTCCGGTAG